From the Haloarcula sp. H-GB4 genome, one window contains:
- the gfo6 gene encoding D-xylose 1-dehydrogenase Gfo6, which yields MKDWVDTYNERDWETTTDGTVRYALLGLGWWTIDLAFPAIQDSDLGEVTTFVSSSSEKAKRLANENGVDHGISYEEFHDGEVSDAFDAIYIGTPNALHLEYAKTAAELDKAVLCEKPMESTVERAEEMVEVCEDAAVPLMIAYRMQTDPAVRRAKELIEDGFIGEPVSVYGNNSQPLLEMNPDTDQWRLDPDLSGYGTSVMDLGIYSINTTRFLLEREPLAVQSQMESHGEAFEDVPDERSGALLVLEDGVKMVTTDSQNAHSDTQLKITGTDGQIELRPAFHGKVNLHLSRNETTVTVEHENVDAEDEMREEFDYFADRVLTGADIVPDGRHGLQDMRVIRAIHEAAESGDIVEL from the coding sequence ATGAAAGATTGGGTTGACACCTATAACGAGCGTGACTGGGAAACTACAACGGACGGAACGGTCCGGTACGCACTATTGGGCCTCGGCTGGTGGACAATCGATCTAGCGTTCCCCGCAATCCAAGACTCTGATCTGGGTGAAGTCACGACGTTTGTGAGTAGTTCCTCGGAGAAAGCTAAACGTCTCGCCAACGAGAACGGTGTGGACCATGGGATCAGTTACGAAGAGTTCCATGACGGGGAGGTGTCCGACGCGTTTGATGCCATCTACATTGGGACACCGAACGCTTTGCACCTAGAATACGCAAAGACAGCCGCGGAGTTAGACAAGGCAGTCCTATGTGAGAAACCGATGGAGTCAACAGTCGAACGGGCGGAGGAAATGGTTGAAGTATGTGAGGACGCCGCTGTGCCGCTGATGATTGCCTATCGAATGCAGACTGACCCCGCGGTCAGGCGTGCAAAAGAACTCATCGAAGACGGATTCATCGGCGAGCCAGTATCCGTCTACGGCAACAACAGCCAGCCATTGCTTGAAATGAATCCGGACACAGACCAGTGGCGGCTCGATCCGGACCTGTCAGGATATGGCACCTCAGTGATGGACCTAGGGATTTACTCGATTAATACGACTCGCTTCTTGCTCGAACGAGAACCACTGGCGGTGCAGTCACAGATGGAATCTCATGGAGAGGCCTTCGAAGACGTGCCTGATGAGCGCTCTGGGGCATTGCTTGTGCTCGAAGACGGTGTGAAGATGGTTACGACCGATAGCCAGAACGCCCACAGTGATACGCAATTGAAGATAACTGGAACGGACGGGCAGATTGAGCTCCGTCCAGCATTCCACGGGAAAGTAAACCTCCACCTGTCTCGGAACGAGACCACAGTAACTGTCGAACACGAGAACGTTGACGCAGAGGACGAAATGCGGGAGGAGTTCGATTACTTCGCTGATCGCGTTCTGACTGGCGCTGACATTGTCCCGGACGGCCGCCATGGGCTCCAAGATATGCGAGTTATCCGAGCAATTCACGAAGCCGCGGAGAGCGGCGATATCGTCGAGCTGTAA
- a CDS encoding HalOD1 output domain-containing protein, whose protein sequence is MTDNSQNHEADQDAGLFAATSGTPTEVRYDPTGDQELAAVIVQAIADQTRTETYHESPLHDYIDVGAIETLLFGTQPNESTGSATQTITFQYQNFLVTVRADGVIQLSGTDSCSPRRN, encoded by the coding sequence ATGACCGACAACAGCCAGAATCATGAGGCTGACCAGGATGCGGGCCTATTCGCGGCGACAAGCGGCACCCCAACTGAAGTTCGGTACGACCCAACTGGCGATCAAGAGCTTGCTGCAGTTATTGTTCAAGCCATCGCCGACCAGACGAGAACAGAAACATATCATGAGTCTCCACTGCACGACTACATTGATGTCGGTGCAATTGAGACACTACTGTTCGGCACGCAGCCAAACGAGTCAACCGGATCAGCGACCCAGACCATCACGTTTCAATACCAAAACTTTCTGGTGACAGTTCGCGCTGACGGAGTAATCCAGTTGTCGGGCACTGACAGTTGCAGTCCAAGACGGAACTAA
- a CDS encoding RND family transporter: protein MLDYQKYIDVLDDWIVNRDKTVVAAFIVMTLILSAGFGMTATDSGTSQFTDGVPAQEAFDEVNDNFEREPFGEGTGSTTLIQKDQNVLSKPAILNMLEAQNRLTQRESQDVVGTTSVAQAVAQTLDPEAETLPEQIDAVEAASQSEIKSATRTTLERQPAVAGLLSNDLNTEDPSASATLTTVTHEVPGVSSSAGTEGTSPLTPIQQEAEFIVSSVDGDISVFGSGIISAELSSVISDSLGLVVPAAVVLILFFLIIAYRDPFDLLIGLISLAMAIIWTFGFMGWAGIPFTQMLITVPPLLLAVGIDFGIHAVNRYREERVEGIEPTPAMRTATDQLLPAFFIVTGTTVLGFAANGTSQLGPIRDLGFVASVGILFTFLIFGIFLPALKHFTDQQRVRYDLPEFSTAPIGSEDSAVGKSLTVGVTVARRAPYVFFALVLVSTAAMGAYGTGIDTRFTTEDFLPPEENPGYVEVLPEAVAPSEYTVTKQINYLEDNFESGESDTVTIYVEGSMQDGIALEEIYRANRDPPGSFVTAGGSADSTSILTVINRYERDSPEFRQLVAQNDQNGNGVPDQNLPTIYNALYDSPYGDRAASYMTDDYTRTRIVYSVESDASQQEVTDDTRAVADEFRMEATATGSVVVLKAVSDVIAESAYISLGLAILASAVFLLFAYWLLERRPGLGIANLIPILLTIAALAATMRYLDIPFNVLTGTTLSIGIGLGIDYSAHLVHRFSEEYRGDTQLLEALDISVRGTGGALAGSMVTTTSGTGVLVLAVVPILGQFGLLIALSVLYSFTASILVLPTSIVIWDRSRGPLGELLSSRQSRSAN from the coding sequence ATGTTAGACTACCAGAAATATATCGACGTCCTAGACGATTGGATTGTCAACCGTGACAAGACAGTCGTTGCTGCGTTCATCGTGATGACCCTCATTCTGTCGGCAGGGTTCGGCATGACCGCAACCGACTCTGGGACATCACAGTTCACCGACGGCGTTCCTGCACAGGAAGCCTTCGACGAGGTCAACGACAACTTCGAGCGCGAACCGTTCGGTGAAGGGACCGGCTCTACGACGCTAATCCAGAAGGACCAGAACGTCCTCTCGAAGCCAGCGATCCTCAATATGCTGGAAGCCCAGAATCGGCTGACACAGCGCGAATCACAGGACGTTGTCGGAACGACGAGTGTCGCACAGGCCGTCGCACAGACGCTTGACCCGGAGGCGGAGACACTGCCTGAACAGATCGATGCCGTAGAAGCAGCCTCACAGTCGGAAATCAAATCGGCCACTCGAACGACGCTCGAGCGCCAGCCGGCAGTTGCAGGACTTCTCAGCAACGACCTAAACACGGAAGATCCGTCGGCATCGGCAACACTGACGACTGTGACACACGAGGTGCCAGGTGTCTCAAGCAGTGCCGGGACAGAGGGGACATCACCACTGACGCCCATTCAGCAGGAAGCTGAGTTTATCGTCAGCTCGGTCGACGGTGATATCTCTGTCTTCGGCAGTGGGATCATCTCTGCAGAACTGAGCAGTGTCATCTCTGATTCGCTGGGACTCGTCGTCCCAGCTGCCGTGGTCCTGATTCTGTTCTTCCTCATTATCGCGTACCGGGACCCGTTTGATCTACTCATTGGCCTCATCTCCCTAGCGATGGCAATTATATGGACATTCGGGTTCATGGGATGGGCCGGTATCCCCTTCACGCAGATGTTGATCACAGTCCCGCCGTTGCTTCTCGCCGTTGGAATCGACTTCGGGATTCACGCCGTGAATCGATATCGTGAAGAACGCGTCGAGGGCATTGAACCGACGCCTGCAATGCGGACCGCGACAGACCAGTTACTCCCGGCGTTTTTCATCGTGACTGGCACGACAGTGCTGGGATTCGCCGCCAACGGGACCAGTCAGCTTGGTCCGATCCGTGACCTCGGGTTTGTCGCCAGCGTCGGAATCCTATTTACGTTTCTCATCTTCGGTATCTTCCTGCCGGCGTTGAAGCACTTCACGGACCAGCAGCGGGTGCGATATGATCTCCCCGAATTCAGTACCGCTCCAATCGGCTCTGAGGACTCCGCAGTCGGCAAATCGCTGACTGTCGGTGTCACAGTCGCTCGCCGAGCCCCGTACGTATTCTTCGCCCTTGTACTGGTCTCTACGGCGGCTATGGGGGCGTATGGAACTGGAATCGATACCCGGTTTACCACTGAGGACTTCCTCCCACCGGAGGAGAACCCCGGATACGTCGAGGTCCTGCCGGAAGCTGTGGCTCCGAGTGAGTACACAGTCACGAAACAGATAAACTACCTTGAGGACAACTTCGAGAGCGGCGAGAGTGATACAGTAACGATATACGTCGAAGGATCGATGCAGGACGGAATAGCGCTAGAGGAGATATACCGAGCGAATCGGGACCCACCGGGCTCCTTTGTCACAGCCGGTGGGAGTGCAGATTCGACAAGCATCCTTACGGTGATTAACCGTTACGAGCGTGATTCACCGGAGTTCCGACAACTCGTCGCACAGAACGATCAGAACGGTAACGGCGTCCCCGACCAGAACCTTCCGACCATCTACAACGCGCTGTATGACTCACCGTACGGTGACCGCGCGGCATCGTACATGACTGACGACTACACGCGCACGCGAATCGTGTACTCTGTCGAGTCCGATGCGAGTCAACAGGAAGTGACAGACGACACAAGGGCCGTTGCTGATGAGTTCCGGATGGAGGCGACCGCAACCGGCAGCGTTGTGGTACTCAAAGCCGTCTCGGACGTAATCGCAGAATCGGCGTACATAAGCCTGGGTCTCGCCATCCTCGCGTCTGCAGTGTTCCTGTTGTTCGCGTACTGGCTCCTCGAACGCCGTCCCGGGCTTGGGATTGCGAACCTCATCCCGATACTGCTCACCATTGCCGCCTTGGCTGCGACAATGCGATATCTGGATATCCCATTTAATGTCCTCACCGGAACGACGTTATCGATCGGAATCGGGCTCGGTATCGATTACTCCGCCCACCTCGTCCATCGGTTCTCTGAGGAGTACCGTGGCGACACCCAGCTGCTTGAAGCACTCGACATTAGCGTCCGGGGAACAGGTGGCGCGTTGGCCGGCAGTATGGTCACCACGACCTCCGGCACTGGAGTGCTCGTCCTCGCGGTCGTCCCGATCCTGGGTCAGTTCGGGTTGTTGATCGCCCTCAGTGTCCTCTACTCGTTCACAGCGTCCATACTGGTGCTTCCGACCTCGATCGTCATCTGGGACCGCAGCCGTGGACCGCTTGGGGAACTGCTCTCGTCGCGCCAATCGCGGAGCGCAAACTAA
- a CDS encoding COG1361 S-layer family protein: MASNAQKLLLLAVVGVVVTSGTATAAIVGSPDIVATLEDDTVSPGEQKTIEISLVNTGDLDSGSTQNPALNSEVTTAKGLTVKLISGDAPISVKNSKRSIGTLQTGPQATVPFDISVDDDASSETYEAQLKLNYKHTSYISEGTGSRDEETKTRTIDIEIDVTDDATFNVTDVESNARVDSTGTVAVSVENTGDGSARDAAVTLASQNQDLEVSGGEATSRFVDKWEPGEVRTFNYRVSSAESAEPEPYGFELSVAFDNEDGLRTQSVGQSVAVEPDPEQRFSVVNSSSSVAVSNTGTYEVQLRNTGPLTVDDASVTFVSQNADITFGKSSSTIAYVGDWEPGEVRTVRVDTTASPDAEERSYALSANVQYDDQEGDTSTYDDVQLSLSPAPEQNFDVSNIDTSLQAGEDGSLSATLTNTGTRDVENVVIAWESQQSTLSPKETQYAVGNLDAGESANFSFGVDVSNSAEAGARQFDFGVSYRDDNGDRVDADTLEVRSTVDGSQDEFDIEVQNSTLGVGQDRSITFTITNTKDKTLSSIEGKAFVNDPLSSSDDETFIAELEPGESETVSIQLSAGSNALDKTYPLNLDFQYETPDGDKRVSDTYSLPIEVTDQSGGGGTPLWLIGGVGLLVVVGGAVWYSRQ; the protein is encoded by the coding sequence ATGGCATCTAACGCACAGAAGCTGCTACTCCTGGCCGTAGTTGGCGTTGTCGTAACTAGCGGAACGGCAACCGCTGCGATTGTTGGGAGCCCCGATATCGTTGCAACGCTTGAAGACGACACTGTCTCCCCTGGTGAGCAAAAGACAATAGAAATTTCGCTGGTCAACACTGGTGATCTTGACAGCGGCTCCACCCAGAACCCGGCGTTAAACAGTGAGGTAACCACGGCAAAAGGACTCACTGTGAAACTTATCTCTGGCGACGCGCCGATATCGGTCAAGAACTCAAAGCGAAGTATTGGCACTCTCCAAACCGGACCGCAGGCGACAGTGCCGTTTGATATCAGCGTGGATGACGACGCTTCCTCTGAAACGTACGAGGCACAACTGAAACTAAACTACAAGCACACGAGCTACATTTCCGAAGGAACAGGATCACGGGACGAAGAGACGAAGACCCGAACTATTGACATCGAAATCGATGTCACCGATGACGCCACATTCAATGTGACTGATGTTGAATCAAATGCCCGTGTTGACTCTACAGGCACGGTGGCGGTTAGCGTCGAGAATACTGGAGACGGCTCTGCACGGGACGCCGCGGTAACGCTGGCATCTCAGAATCAAGACCTCGAAGTAAGTGGTGGCGAGGCGACTTCACGGTTTGTTGATAAGTGGGAGCCGGGTGAAGTCCGGACGTTCAACTATCGTGTAAGTTCCGCTGAATCCGCGGAGCCGGAGCCATACGGGTTTGAGCTGTCGGTCGCATTTGACAACGAGGACGGCCTCCGAACACAATCAGTCGGACAATCTGTCGCGGTCGAACCTGATCCGGAACAGCGGTTCTCGGTCGTCAATTCAAGCAGTTCTGTCGCCGTCAGCAACACGGGAACGTACGAGGTTCAACTCCGCAACACGGGTCCGTTGACTGTTGATGACGCATCTGTTACGTTTGTCTCACAGAACGCCGATATAACGTTCGGCAAGAGTTCCTCAACAATAGCATATGTGGGCGACTGGGAACCCGGTGAAGTTCGAACCGTCCGAGTCGATACAACAGCGAGCCCCGATGCTGAGGAACGAAGCTACGCGCTATCGGCCAACGTCCAGTACGATGATCAAGAGGGCGATACCAGCACCTATGACGATGTACAGTTGAGCCTCAGCCCGGCACCTGAACAGAACTTCGACGTGTCTAATATTGATACCTCACTTCAGGCCGGCGAAGACGGATCACTGAGTGCAACTCTCACAAACACCGGAACGCGTGATGTCGAGAACGTTGTCATCGCGTGGGAAAGCCAGCAATCGACGCTATCGCCAAAAGAGACGCAGTACGCTGTCGGAAATCTCGATGCGGGCGAATCAGCCAACTTCAGCTTTGGCGTTGACGTGTCTAACAGCGCGGAGGCAGGCGCTCGGCAGTTTGACTTCGGCGTGAGCTATCGCGACGATAACGGTGACAGGGTTGACGCAGACACACTTGAGGTTCGTTCAACAGTCGATGGCAGTCAGGACGAATTCGACATCGAAGTGCAGAATTCAACGCTCGGTGTGGGACAAGACCGGTCGATTACGTTTACGATAACGAATACGAAAGACAAGACGCTGAGCAGCATTGAGGGGAAGGCGTTCGTCAATGACCCGCTCAGCAGCAGTGACGATGAAACGTTTATCGCTGAGCTGGAGCCCGGTGAGTCAGAAACGGTCTCCATCCAGCTCTCAGCGGGAAGTAATGCGCTGGACAAGACGTATCCGCTCAATCTTGACTTCCAGTATGAGACGCCTGACGGGGACAAACGGGTTTCAGACACCTACAGTCTCCCGATAGAAGTCACGGACCAGTCTGGAGGCGGCGGGACGCCACTGTGGCTGATCGGTGGTGTTGGACTCCTCGTAGTCGTTGGCGGTGCGGTCTGGTACAGCCGACAGTAA
- a CDS encoding helix-turn-helix domain-containing protein, whose amino-acid sequence MTESEAIKREWLVTWKVGVEDGIAYTLFYVVGDRDPYESALSAVETMESYDITPVRDEAFYAFVRGQETDQSQQFYTAFEQPTLMVVPPIAYRPHGVVLFDVVGEPAALEQVRNALPDGITVTVRKVGEYDASPGTFASGLTSRQREALAAGQEVGYYDVPRNGSVKDVAEELGCAPSTASNHLRKAEAQLVERVFR is encoded by the coding sequence ATAACCGAAAGTGAGGCAATCAAGCGCGAATGGCTCGTTACATGGAAAGTCGGCGTCGAAGACGGAATTGCCTATACGTTGTTCTATGTCGTCGGCGATCGCGATCCCTACGAATCGGCGCTTTCTGCTGTCGAAACCATGGAAAGCTACGATATTACACCCGTTCGCGACGAGGCGTTCTACGCATTTGTCCGTGGCCAAGAGACCGACCAATCACAGCAGTTCTACACGGCGTTCGAACAGCCGACGCTAATGGTGGTCCCGCCGATTGCCTACCGACCGCATGGGGTAGTGTTATTCGATGTCGTCGGGGAGCCTGCCGCTCTCGAACAGGTCCGAAATGCACTCCCCGACGGAATTACGGTAACTGTCCGGAAAGTCGGCGAATACGATGCCAGTCCCGGAACATTCGCCAGCGGCCTTACTTCACGCCAGCGCGAGGCACTCGCCGCAGGACAGGAAGTTGGTTACTACGACGTCCCACGAAACGGGAGCGTCAAGGACGTTGCCGAAGAACTCGGTTGTGCCCCAAGTACTGCATCGAATCATCTCAGAAAAGCGGAGGCACAGCTTGTTGAACGCGTGTTCAGATGA
- a CDS encoding Cdc6/Cdc18 family protein gives MGMFERDTEIYLDRDALREDYQPDNLVGRDTELNRYRAALQPVINGEQPNNIFLYGKTGVGKTAGTRYLIDHLEEDAAKYEDIDLTVKMLNCDGLSSSYQIATRLVNEFRDETSQISTTGYPRATVYDMLWTELDSCGGTIYIVLDEVDHIEDDSILYQLPRARANENLSSAKIGIIGISNDFSFRDDLSPKVKSSLCEEEIQFPAYDAKELIQILQQRADVAFHDGVLEDGVIELCAAYGAKDAGDARQSLDLLMKTGDLARDKDTDTISEDLVREARDVLERGRIQEGISGLTQHGHLVVYAMVTLDQEGKTPARTRDIRPRYTNFAEKAGIDPLVPRRMRDHLGELSMLGIISAIERNEGRRGGTYREYSLEMDPEMILAALEKTVDDVGIHKSVTNLVDSEATLSDFQST, from the coding sequence ATGGGGATGTTCGAACGCGACACCGAGATCTACTTGGATCGGGACGCTCTTCGAGAAGATTACCAGCCTGATAATCTCGTCGGGCGTGATACCGAGCTAAACCGGTATCGAGCCGCTCTCCAGCCCGTAATCAACGGTGAGCAGCCCAACAATATCTTCTTATACGGTAAGACGGGGGTTGGGAAGACTGCTGGCACGCGGTATCTAATCGATCATCTCGAAGAAGACGCAGCAAAGTACGAGGATATCGATCTCACGGTGAAGATGTTAAACTGTGATGGCCTCTCCAGTAGTTATCAAATCGCTACCCGACTCGTCAACGAATTCAGGGACGAAACGAGCCAGATCAGTACGACAGGATATCCCCGCGCGACGGTGTATGATATGCTGTGGACCGAACTCGATTCCTGTGGTGGTACTATTTATATTGTTCTCGACGAAGTTGATCACATCGAAGACGACAGTATCCTCTATCAACTCCCGCGTGCGCGAGCAAATGAAAACCTTAGTTCTGCGAAGATTGGGATCATCGGCATCTCGAACGACTTCTCTTTCCGTGATGACCTCTCCCCAAAAGTCAAGAGCTCACTCTGTGAAGAGGAAATCCAGTTCCCTGCATACGACGCGAAGGAGTTGATACAGATCCTACAACAACGCGCTGACGTAGCGTTCCATGACGGTGTCCTCGAAGACGGCGTCATCGAGTTGTGCGCTGCGTACGGTGCGAAAGACGCTGGTGACGCACGACAGTCACTTGACTTGCTTATGAAAACGGGCGATCTGGCCCGGGATAAAGACACAGACACGATTTCAGAAGACCTTGTTCGGGAGGCACGCGACGTTCTGGAACGGGGCCGGATTCAGGAAGGTATTTCGGGACTGACCCAACACGGTCATCTGGTCGTATACGCGATGGTGACACTTGATCAGGAAGGGAAGACGCCGGCCCGAACACGGGATATCAGACCTCGATACACGAACTTCGCGGAAAAAGCAGGGATCGACCCCCTTGTTCCACGCCGGATGCGTGACCACCTCGGTGAGTTGTCGATGTTGGGTATCATCTCGGCAATCGAGCGGAACGAGGGACGGCGTGGAGGGACCTACCGTGAGTACTCTCTCGAGATGGATCCGGAAATGATTCTCGCGGCGCTTGAGAAGACTGTTGATGATGTTGGAATCCACAAATCCGTCACTAACCTTGTTGACAGCGAAGCGACACTCTCGGACTTCCAGTCCACGTAG
- a CDS encoding ABC transporter substrate-binding protein, whose product MDKTGDTGSLTRRDYLSGSSVLLGTSILAGCSSDGGEPSSTATSDSGETGTSTPSDSGLYTASLSPVGEVEFDSVPENVFTMYNQYADMLVALNHGNAVNSMFVPDMAGPAMNHYYERLSGVSFEWEDLPNPYDNFSKEFFYSLGSDVHFLDPAWAITQENWNMGDIEEIVDNIGPFFGNFYSGTHGDPQEPYSGNYQYYTLWELFGRVATVFRERKRYQQLRAVHNELINTIQTDLPPEEDRPTAVRVTLGDGQFWTYHLNRPGFWLADTRPLGANDAFEDATWDGLWGSVGYETMLAADPDVILHLWGMTPRYNMDDVRESLTSHSVGKELAAVQADRVYAHGMRYHGPIMNLFQIEMTAKQLYPEIFGEWPTYENGDHYPEIPTDEQLFSRDRVAKIITDG is encoded by the coding sequence ATGGATAAGACAGGCGACACGGGTAGTCTCACACGGCGCGACTACCTTTCCGGCAGTAGTGTGCTGCTTGGCACGTCGATACTCGCTGGCTGTTCCAGTGACGGTGGCGAACCATCCAGTACAGCTACATCGGACAGTGGTGAAACGGGCACATCAACCCCATCAGATAGCGGCCTCTACACTGCCTCACTTTCTCCTGTCGGGGAAGTCGAATTCGACTCCGTCCCGGAGAACGTCTTCACGATGTACAATCAGTATGCAGATATGTTAGTTGCGCTCAATCACGGTAACGCGGTCAATTCGATGTTCGTACCGGATATGGCTGGGCCAGCAATGAACCACTACTACGAGAGACTTTCTGGTGTCTCTTTTGAGTGGGAAGACCTTCCGAATCCCTACGATAATTTCAGCAAGGAGTTCTTCTACAGCCTCGGTAGCGACGTTCACTTCCTCGATCCTGCATGGGCGATTACCCAAGAGAACTGGAATATGGGCGATATCGAGGAAATTGTCGACAACATTGGACCCTTTTTCGGAAATTTCTACAGCGGAACACACGGTGACCCGCAGGAACCCTACAGTGGGAACTACCAGTATTACACGCTGTGGGAACTTTTCGGTCGTGTTGCCACCGTGTTTCGGGAGCGAAAGCGTTACCAACAGCTCAGAGCCGTTCACAATGAGCTCATAAATACCATCCAGACGGACCTTCCACCGGAAGAAGACCGACCGACAGCGGTTCGGGTTACACTTGGCGACGGCCAGTTTTGGACGTATCACCTGAACCGCCCTGGCTTCTGGCTCGCCGACACGCGTCCGCTCGGAGCCAACGATGCTTTCGAGGATGCAACGTGGGACGGTCTCTGGGGTTCGGTCGGCTATGAAACAATGCTGGCGGCAGACCCTGATGTAATCCTCCACCTCTGGGGAATGACACCGCGCTACAACATGGACGATGTCCGTGAAAGCCTCACATCACACAGCGTTGGGAAAGAGCTCGCCGCAGTCCAAGCCGACCGTGTGTACGCACACGGAATGCGATACCACGGCCCGATCATGAATCTGTTCCAGATCGAGATGACCGCGAAACAACTCTACCCAGAGATCTTTGGTGAGTGGCCAACCTATGAAAACGGAGATCACTACCCGGAGATCCCGACGGATGAACAGCTTTTCAGCCGTGACCGGGTTGCCAAGATCATTACTGACGGATAG
- a CDS encoding TetR/AcrR family transcriptional regulator, protein MTNEISFFRNPDGTREEILEATFYALRRHGYADLTISKIGDEFGKSQSLIYHHYDNKDELLVDLLDYMLEQVENQVPLPNQSPEAYIDVIVDEIFGTSSNSDIEFSQAVIELRAQAAHDEDYNRLFRRSDDFIRKQIARVIQAGVDAGAFAVEDPSQTAALFHTVLVGIQAERITSDEDTIDDVRAEFRRYIENCLLSE, encoded by the coding sequence ATGACTAACGAGATATCCTTTTTCCGGAATCCGGATGGAACCCGCGAGGAGATCCTCGAGGCTACTTTCTATGCACTGCGTCGGCACGGATACGCGGATTTGACTATCTCAAAGATAGGCGATGAGTTCGGGAAGAGTCAGTCGCTGATATATCACCACTACGACAATAAAGACGAGTTGCTGGTAGATCTTCTTGATTACATGCTTGAGCAGGTCGAAAACCAGGTTCCGCTTCCCAACCAGTCCCCTGAAGCGTACATCGACGTAATCGTCGACGAAATATTTGGGACCAGCAGCAACAGTGATATCGAGTTTTCCCAGGCTGTGATTGAGCTGCGAGCGCAGGCAGCACACGACGAGGATTACAACCGTCTCTTTCGCAGGAGTGATGACTTTATTCGAAAGCAGATCGCCCGTGTCATCCAGGCGGGTGTTGATGCCGGCGCATTTGCTGTCGAAGACCCATCGCAGACAGCCGCACTGTTCCACACGGTTTTAGTTGGGATCCAGGCGGAGCGGATTACCAGCGACGAGGACACAATCGACGACGTGAGAGCCGAATTTCGGCGGTATATCGAGAACTGTTTACTCTCCGAGTAG
- a CDS encoding NADH-quinone oxidoreductase subunit B: protein MSSDRRNVDDAQSAERARCGRNTNNRFNSTLREVLGSSPFILTKFDSFLNWVRGSSMFVLQFGIACCTIEMMGTLAMKHDLDRFAAGVPRASPRQADLIIVPGTIVSKFAPRMKRVYDQMPEPKFVVSMGSCTISGGPFQEGYNVIKGVEQVIPVDIHVPGCPPRPEALIYGVAKLQERIAEGESSPVTVKPYELERFGNLERDEIVDKLASEIDEDDLVMRYDWNAP, encoded by the coding sequence ATGAGTAGTGATCGGCGAAATGTGGACGATGCACAGTCTGCTGAGCGGGCACGCTGCGGCAGAAACACGAACAACCGATTTAATTCTACACTTCGAGAGGTGCTTGGTTCATCCCCGTTCATACTCACGAAATTTGACTCGTTCCTGAACTGGGTTCGGGGGTCTTCCATGTTCGTGCTGCAGTTCGGCATCGCCTGTTGTACCATTGAAATGATGGGCACTCTCGCAATGAAACATGACCTTGACCGCTTTGCTGCCGGAGTCCCTCGGGCGTCACCGCGACAGGCGGATCTGATTATCGTCCCGGGGACCATTGTTTCGAAGTTCGCGCCGCGGATGAAGCGCGTCTACGACCAGATGCCCGAGCCGAAGTTCGTCGTTTCGATGGGATCCTGTACTATTTCCGGTGGCCCGTTTCAGGAAGGATACAACGTGATCAAAGGTGTAGAGCAGGTCATCCCGGTCGATATCCACGTGCCGGGCTGTCCGCCACGTCCCGAGGCACTCATCTACGGCGTCGCCAAACTGCAAGAGCGAATCGCTGAGGGTGAGTCCTCGCCGGTAACGGTCAAGCCATACGAACTGGAGCGGTTCGGCAATCTCGAACGGGATGAAATCGTAGATAAACTCGCAAGTGAAATCGACGAGGACGACCTCGTCATGCGGTACGACTGGAATGCGCCATAG